The Tenebrio molitor chromosome 3, icTenMoli1.1, whole genome shotgun sequence genome contains a region encoding:
- the LOC138125821 gene encoding uncharacterized protein, with protein MKFSSTLLVIALVLTVALGKVTIHKFENCDANADYPIKMNFKIKSDNGVQMVEEGSLSSKVPLGNNILDVAEVYSKENGKYEHLITLKEGLCDAVNKYMGDFMHDIQEAAGLERGVCPVPPGDYKISDHTLDFQKFKFKKIPDGDFRVQVTLLDQTTNETLHCHNVEFSIEK; from the exons ATGAAGTTCTCAAGTACTTTGTTAGTGATTGCTCTGGTGTTGACC GTGGCGCTGGGCAAGGTGACCATCCACAAATTCGAAAACTGCGACGCCAACGCCGACTACCCCATCAAAATGAATTTCAAGATAAAGAGCGACAACGGCGTGCAAATGGTCGAAGAGGGTAGTCTCTCCTCCAAAGTGCCCCTGGGCAACAACATCCTG GACGTCGCCGAGGTCTACTCCAAGGAAAACGGCAAGTATGAACACTTGATCACCCTCAAGGAGGGTCTGTGCGACGCCGTCAACAAGTACATGGGAGACTTTATGCACGACATCCAGGAGGCGGCCGGACTGGAGCGTGGAGTTTGTCCCGTCCCTCCC GGTGACTACAAGATCAGCGATCACACCCTCGACTTCCAGAAATTCAAATTCAAGAAGATTCCAGACGGTGACTTCAGGGTCCAAGTCACTCTACTCGATCAAACGACCAATGAAACTCTTCACTGTCACAACGTGGAATTTTCGATCGAGAAATAA